A window of uncultured Gellertiella sp. genomic DNA:
GGCAATGTCGGGCACCTGCTTCAGCAGGGTCTTTGCGAGGAGCCCGAGGCTCGGGTGTCCCGGCAGGTCCGCCCCGTAGCTGGTCGCATCGACGCCGGTCAGCACCACTTCGCGATATCCCGCCTCGACCAGATGCCGGGCCTGATCGACCACCGCCCCCATCGGTACCGAGCGCGAATTGCCGCGGCCGAAGGGAATGATGCAGAAGGTGCAGCGATGATCGCAGCCATTCTGCACCTGCAGGAAGGCGCGGACATGGCCATCGATGTGATCGACCAGCTGCGGCGCGGTTTGCGTGACACTCATGATGTCGTTGACACGGAGCTTTTCCTCGCCCGACAGGCCGAAATCCGGTGCCATCACATAGTTTTCGGCCTTCAGCTTTTCCGTGTTGCCGAGCACCAGATCGACCTCGGCCATCGCGGCGAAGCTCTGCTTGTCGGTCTGGGCGGCACAGCCGGTGACGATGATGCGGGCCTCGGGGTTCTGCCTGCGGGCGCGGCGGATCGCCTGACGGGCCTGGCGCACCGCCTCGCCGGTAACGGCACAGGTATTGACCAGGATCGCCCGGTCCAGCCCGGCCTTTTCGGCCTCGCGCCGCATGACCTCGGATTCGTAGGTATTGAGGCGGCAGCCGAAGGTTATGACCTCGATGCCGCTCACGGCGCGACCGTCTCCCGGTCACGCTCGAAAGCCCCGGTCTCCGGATCGACCCGGCCCGACCATTCCCATTCCGCAGGGCCGGTCATGATCACGTGGTCGTCGCGCTCGCGCCATTCGATGAGGAGCGGCACCCGGCCCGGGCTGGTGGCGACATCGATGGTGACCTTGCGCCCGGTCTTGCCGAGGCGGGCCGCGTTGACGGCGGCAGCGCAGGCCGCAGAGCCGCAGGCCAGCGTTTCGCCCGCCCCCCGCTCCCAGGTCCTGACCGTCATCGAGGCTGGCGAGGTGACCCGTGCAAGGGTGATATTGGCGCGTTCGGGAAAGATCGGATGGTTTTCGAGCAGTGGCCCGAAACGGGCGA
This region includes:
- the mtaB gene encoding tRNA (N(6)-L-threonylcarbamoyladenosine(37)-C(2))-methylthiotransferase MtaB, with the protein product MSGIEVITFGCRLNTYESEVMRREAEKAGLDRAILVNTCAVTGEAVRQARQAIRRARRQNPEARIIVTGCAAQTDKQSFAAMAEVDLVLGNTEKLKAENYVMAPDFGLSGEEKLRVNDIMSVTQTAPQLVDHIDGHVRAFLQVQNGCDHRCTFCIIPFGRGNSRSVPMGAVVDQARHLVEAGYREVVLTGVDATSYGADLPGHPSLGLLAKTLLKQVPDIARLRLSSIDSIEVDRDLLDLIADEPRFMPHLHLSLQHGDDLILKRMKRRHFSAQALAFCDQARRLRPDIAFGADMIAGFPTETEGMAENAARHARACGIAQLHVFPYSPRPGTPAARMPQLDRALVKERAARLREVGESLQGAHLTRMVGTRQRLLVEMNGMAHTENFTLVAAPGLQPREFAEVTITGHTGRHLTFTHTAAPAA